The following is a genomic window from Solanum stenotomum isolate F172 chromosome 4, ASM1918654v1, whole genome shotgun sequence.
ataataaatagaattATTCAATAACCATGGTATGAACATAGCTGGACCATGCACTTGTTCAGAACTGTAGGGTCCTTACTCGTTTGATAGTAGATTTGGAGGTAAGTTAtgcatatattaaattttgtataagtTATATCATGTTAGATAATTGATtcaagataaattatttatgtataaaattaatatgatttctCCCACGTAGCTAATATTATATAAGTTAGGAGAGAATCAATTATATTAGAAAAAGTAACACAAGATATAATCTCAAATGCAAGATCCATTTTCTATTAAATCACAATTGATCAAGTCAATGTTACctgttttaaaaattatttttattattattataataattattattattatttatttcaatactTAATGGTAATTGGAAATTCTCTTATACAAAGTAACAAAACAACCATTTCATCCCTTTTCATTAACTTCAATAGACAAGCCCAGAAGTCTGaattttagtattttcaaattactgaattataaataaataatatttatatattaaattgagacaaatacaagattttgccaaaattattaTTGAGTTCGATCGAATCCATATATAATCTATACTCTAGCTCCGACCCTGCTTGATGAAGCTTAATTCTATTAATAATTcaacacacacatatatatatatatatataccttctttatttcataaaatcaattgCAGATGAATACAACAACATTGAACAAGGCAACTCACCATGGCTCTCTCCTCTTTTGTCGCactctatttttattcaatataatatatagtttttagtactatagttttaattttaatttgtagcCTTCAAGGGCAGAAGACAACCTTGTAATTTGTACCAGCAGGACATGTAAACAAACTTGTTGGATCATCTTGTGGATAACTATAAGCATCTGGGCATCTTTGTTTGAAAAATCTCGAAAAATCAGTAGGACCACATGACCCTTGTCCATTTGTACAACAAAATTCATTCGTCTTGAAAACCGTGCACGGGTTGTTACACCCACCCGGTGTCCGTAATTCGTTTGGACATTGGTCGTTAATAGGTGCATTGCATAAGAGATTACGACACCCACCGTTGATTGGGCTGAATTCCATAGGAATGTTGAATCCATCGACTAGAGAAATATCGACAAAATCCAAGTTATTGGGCTGATTTAGAGCAAATTCGGCTAAAGTGTTGGGTGGACTACCATAACCTTGACATTCTAACATCCCATTACAATCTCCCGTCTCGCATTTGCCTCGGCCACTACCATCAAAGTTACAATTGGTTCGTCCCCAAATGCGAGCCTGGATTGTTCCTGGGTTCACATTAAGGTTCCAAGTTTGGCCCGAGTCGAGTCTTCTGCCTCCCCCAGGAGAGGCAGCGGCCCAGACCGGGTAGGTGCACCGATTGGTAATGTCAAAAGTGGCAGCATGAGCGGCATATAAATAGTATTGACCAAAATAAAGGAAGACAAAAAGGGGGGAAAACTTGAGGAAAtgcattttttttgtgtgtgttaaaCTTGAGAATGTGTTTATTTTGAGACACAATCTACGGGTTTAAATAGCTAATTTAATGGCCTAGTATGATGAACTTTCATAGATTCTAACTTCTAAGAAACTTTGAAATTTCAAACAACACAATTTTCTTGTGGAAATTTGTGTAATAGTCCTtgatttattgaaattttaatgTTGGTCCTTGTGTTATCTAGATAGGCTTAGATAGAAATTTCTTTTAGGTGGAAAATAGAATTTATCATGAAGACATAGACTCACTATGTGAAAGAGGTAAGAGAGTGTCATTTGCAATTGTAGGCACGTCTCTCCACCTGATATAAGACAGTCGAAGTATCCGACATTCTGCAGATCTCAATATTTGACTGACTTAGCTAGCTTCAATCGAGTTTTCAGAAGTTAATTAAAATGTGCAATGTTGTACCATGTGCTAGTGAATCTTCataattttgacaaattattgattattaaactattttattattcatgtattatgcTAACTTTGTATTGTTGTTCCGATCTGCAAGTAAAGATACTATAggtctaataataataatctaaataTAACATACTTTCTACGTAATGGACTGAAAAtacaatttctaattaatttaaaattaaatataataaggatCAGAATTAGAATTTACCAATAACTGAGGTATAAAATTCTGATTATCCCTAGTTTTGTCCTTGTTATTGTGATTGCAAAGTACATCTCTTGTTTATTTCGTATCATACACACGGTTTGCGTGAATAACTTTTATTTGTACTTCTTTTGAAACATCTGTTTATTTGCATGACTAACTTTTATTTGTGCTTCTATTGAATCATCTTGCTTCTTGACGTGTTGAATTagttatgtattatattaaatttgtattgtTACTGTAATCTGAAGTAATATAAGTCTAGTATTAATATAAAccttatgtatatatataatatatataaaagcaaaaatacaatttttattgtGATTGCAAAGTCCATCTCTATCGTGCATTTCGTGCCAAATAGGCAATTGTTTTGCGTTGCTAATTTTTATTAGGCCTCCTAATTTCATTGACTTGGAAATTCTTCACTAAGCAAATAATAAGAAATTTGAGTACTAAAATGTAAGAATTAGGGGGAAAATAGGAACATCTTCATAATTTTAGGGCCCATTTAGTCAGGTGAAATGAAATCATTATTATATGAAATCATATAAGATAAAATTGATGTTTTATTTGGACATACAATATAGatttttaagttatattttttatataaattttaagaatcacatagttttaatatgaaattacaatctattcctatttagtttgtaattacattaatttctgaaaaagtaaaacaaaccggatacataatatgtagctcagaTACATTACTAGCTcatatacattataaaataaacggatacataatatgtagctcggatacattataaaataatttagaattaggaaagaaataagggattttagagtttttttagaaatagaagggaaTATTAGAAATAAGGGAAACATAGGAGGtgtatttcaataatttttcctattttgtatGGTTATAAAcgtaaaaatctcaaaaattgtgaaaactattgaaattatccaaattatttatacaatcttaccaaataagcaaaatttcattaagaaaatatatgatACACTATCACAAAgctattctaaaaaaaaatacaacatttatTGATGGAACTTTAGTccaataaaaagataaaaccGAACATGAGTTGTATTGTACTATTctttactttgagccatttgttaaTCAATATGATTAGTAAATATATCATTATGCTCATAGTCCGTAAATATTTCGTCGTGCATTTGCTATTCtcgcaaaaaaaaaattacatagatATAAAATGGtgagtattttttataaaaacataaaCTTGTGGGCAATTTCTATAGTTAAATAGCGATAATGATGTTAACCAAACTTACTAGAAATTTCAAACGTATTAAAAGAAGCaacaattaaagaaaaaaatatgtcataGAAATTTCAAACGTCTTAAAGATGCAACAATTAAAGAAGAAAGTATGTTTCAACCATTtaatttaggcataatacataaatatgttcttaactttaatttgtataaagttgaacaattaGACACATGAGTCTTATGTGACATGATACACATAACACACCACGTAGGATGAAAATTGCCTTATAGGATGTCACATAGGACGTGTGTGCACTTTAAGTGTGTACCTGCACAGAGGCGTATTCAGGATTTATAGATAatgggtgcactattacaaAAAGGTGGATCTAAGACATAAATTTGACCGGTTAGATTCTTTTACTGAAaaccattaaaattttaaaatcataggtccaaaattaacttttatttatccaaaccAGTTACAAAATCttagaaagaaaactaaaacaagatagataaaagattcaaatttctaacctcacctAGAGaagtgcacccaatcatcatcggACGACATTATATGACACTTCGAGTCTGGGTTCACGCATctgtatttaaatattttttaaaaatataacactactatatatgatttcgggaggggaccatgggttcacgtgaacccggtgaccccctcCTGTATACGCCCCTGTACCTGCacacacccaaagttggaggacataaataTGAGTTGAAGTTGAGTTAAAGAACATATTTCTGTATTATGCGTTACGGACAAAAGACAACTCTATAGGTAGTTCCACTAGGACAAATAAAGAGACTGCTTAAATCATCTGTAGGATAACTAAAAGAAGTTGAACATCTATCCTTAAAGAACCTCAAATAGTTGGTCGGACCACAATTTTCGGACGTGCAACAATATTCGTCCGTCTTAAAAACCGTACAAGGATTGTTGCATCCTCCAGGTGTccttttaggctagtagcatggtcgacatgactcccgaggttttcagtgtgagtcggtgtgattaggcgttttaaccttaagtttaagcctaagtttgactttggtcaacattttgagtaaacgcgctcggatgagaatttcgtcagtGCGGTTAGTTCCGgaatgttgagtttggtctagattgaccctccTTTTGTGTCCCGAGGTTTTNNTTGGACATTGTCCTATGATGTCCGCGGTGCATCTGATCCTAGTAGAGCACTCATCCGCGGACACAGGACTAAATTCCATTGGGACGTTGAAACCCTCAACAAGAGATATGTCGAAGAAATCATTATTGTTGTATTGGTTTAAAGCgtacactacaagaaaactgCTCAATAGCGAAGGGAAAACTGGTCGCTATAAGTAAGAATCTGGTCCCAAATAGGACAATAGCGACCAGCTGCACTTGTCCTTATAGCCTTAGTCGCTAAGGACCTTTAGGGACGAGATTATCGGGCTGGTCGCTGATTCTTTTTCGGGACTAGTATAATACTTGTCCCTAAAATACATTTAGGGACCATATATATGGTACCTATTTGCACATATTGAAATCGAAATTATGGTCGTTAAATCATTTTGCGACTAGATTCTAGCTGGTCCATATATCATTTTGGGATGACTTATATGCTGGTCCATAATCATTTTGCGACCAGTTTGGAAGCTGGTCTGTAAATTAGTTTGCAACCAGATTTTAGCTCGTCTATAAATCAATTTACGAAAACTTTTAAGCTGGTCCCTAAATCATTTCGGGACCATTTTGAAGGTGATCCATAAATCATTTTGCAACCATTACAGATTTCCTACTCAAAAGGATTTTAAGGATTTACAATCTAGTCCTTAAATCACATTGCATTTGCACCTAGAAAAtacgataattaatataaacttgttgctttcatatataatatataatgtaattacaaaatAAGGTGAGTATAAGGCATCTGAATATATACAACAATGAGGTAAGCTAGtaataatattgtgatcatGAACGCTTAgcaaaaaaatcatatactaGCCTTAAACTATAATCCAAAGTTGCCTTCACCTTCCCAGCAAAAAATGGTCAATCTACATGTTTAACATTGGCTTTTTGCAAATTTCAGCATCCAAAATCtgcaaaagaaataaaactttcatttaGAAGACCTATCTATAAAGATAAACAGAAAGAAGtgattaaatcaaataaaaattgcaaCTGTAACACTAATTGCTGCAACAGGTGAGATTTTGGTCGCCATTTTTTGTGGGAAATTGTTGTACATAATATAGTGGTAGCAGTTGCAACACTAATTGCTGCAAGAGTTGGAACTTTGTAGGCTATTTTCTTTTAGGAAGTGTTGAACACAATATTGTCGTGACCAAAGATGATAGAAAATAAGCTCAAGGAGAAAGGTGCACAAGGATGAAAATGGGAAGCAAATTATGAACACAGTGATCAGGGTATAATCTGGTTGATTTGGGATC
Proteins encoded in this region:
- the LOC125861801 gene encoding pathogenesis-related protein R major form-like, coding for MHFLKFSPLFVFLYFGQYYLYAAHAATFDITNRCTYPVWAAASPGGGRRLDSGQTWNLNVNPGTIQARIWGRTNCNFDGSGRGKCETGDCNGMLECQGYGSPPNTLAEFALNQPNNLDFVDISLVDGFNIPMEFSPINGGCRNLLCNAPINDQCPNELRTPGGCNNPCTVFKTNEFCCTNGQGSCGPTDFSRFFKQRCPDAYSYPQDDPTSLFTCPAGTNYKVVFCP